In one Corythoichthys intestinalis isolate RoL2023-P3 chromosome 16, ASM3026506v1, whole genome shotgun sequence genomic region, the following are encoded:
- the LOC130931995 gene encoding tryptase-like produces the protein MKCFDQGIEIVHCLFFPECRAQLDVCGQAPLNNRIVGGVESPVGAWPWQASLHIDGKHFCGGSLITSEWVMSAAHCFFSSAPITVFLGRQRQFGSNPNEVSRTVTEIIRHPDFDDPSFDNDVALLHLSEPVTFNTFIRPVCLAAKESTFYDGTRSWVTGWGDIAEGVPAPFPQELMEVDVPIVGSRQCFCDYSDLINITDNMICAGLRDGGQDACQGDSGSPMVNKKGDVWVQNGVVSFGLGCARPNFPGVYTRVSRYQEWITEQIGGYNLPGFIKCKSPCPNRDLEVSCPGLPPPPSDGCKCDVEVWKCIGSAQKHCGHMHMHPIMTH, from the exons ATGAAATGTTTTGATCAGGGAATTGAAATAgttcattgtcttttttttccagagtGCAGAGCGCAACTTGATG tGTGTGGGCAGGCCCCTCTCAACAACCGCATTGTGGGGGGTGTTGAGTCCCCTGTTGGTGCATGGCCCTGGCAGGCCAGTCTGCACATTGATGGAAAACACTTCTGCGGGGGGTCGCTCATTACCAGTGAGTGGGTGATGTCTGCCGCGCACTGCTTTTTCAG TTCAGCTCCAATTACAGTGTTTTTGGGCCGTCAGCGGCAATTTGGTTCAAATCCTAACGAGGTGTCTAGAACTGTAACGGAGATCATCCGCCATCCCGACTTCGACGACCCATCATTTGACAACGACGTGGCTCTCTTGCACCTTTCTGAGCCAGTCACCTTCAACACCTTCATCAGGCCCGTCTGTCTGGCCGCAAAAGAGAGCACTTTCTACGACGGAACCAGAAGCTGGGTCACTGGATGGGGTGATATTGCAGAGGGAG TTCCAGCACCATTCCCACAGGAACTGATGGAGGTTGACGTTCCCATAGTCGGAAGCCGCCAATGCTTTTGCGACTACAGCGACCTGATAAATATCACCGACAACATGATTTGTGCCGGCCTGAGAGATGGAGGCCAGGACGCCTGCCAG GGGGATTCCGGCAGTCCCATGGTGAACAAAAAAGGCGACGTGTGGGTGCAGAACGGGGTGGTGAGCTTTGGACTAGGTTGCGCCCGGCCCAATTTCCCGGGTGTCTACACGCGGGTGTCCCGGTACCAGGAGTGGATCACTGAACAAATAGGTGGCTACAACCTGCCGGGCTTCATCAAATGCAAGTCCCCATGCCCCAACCGAGACCTAGAAGTGAGCTGTCCTGGCCTGCCTCCTCCTCCCTCCGACGGCTGCAAATGTGATGTTGAAGTATGGAAATGCATCGGAAGCGCACAAAAGCATTGCGGGCATATGCATATGCACCCAATCATGACACATTGA
- the arl6ip1 gene encoding ADP-ribosylation factor-like protein 6-interacting protein 1: MVEGDNKSTNMLAQETAQLEEQLQAWGEVILAGDRVLRWEKPWFPGALMGATAVLFLLIYYLDPSVLTGVSSAVMLLCLADYLVPTLAPRVFGSNKWTTEQQQRFHEICGNMVKTQRRLLGWWRRLCTLKEEKPKMYFASVISSLLVVAWIGQQVHNLLLTYLIVSLMLLLPGLNQHGVLSKYAAMAKRELNKLIKNKEKKNE; encoded by the exons GCACAGGAAACGGCACAACTGGAGGAGCAACTTCAGGCCTGGGGCGAGGTGATACTAGCGGGCGATCGCGTCCTGCGCTGGGAGAAGCCATGGTTTCCTGGAGCGCTAATGGGCGCTACCGCCGTTCTCTTCCT ACTTATCTACTATTTGGACCCGTCAGTGCTGACGGGTGTATCGAGCGCAGTCATGCTGCTGTGTCTGGCCGACTACTTGGTGCCCACGTTGGCGCCCCGAGTCTTTGGCTCCaacaagtg GACCACGGAGCAGCAGCAGCGTTTCCACGAGATCTGCGGCAACATGGTGAAGACACAGCGCCGCCTACTGGGCTGGTGGCGTCGTCTATGCACACTCAAGGAGGAGAAGCCTAAGATg taCTTTGCGTCAGTGATCAGCAGCCTGTTGGTGGTGGCCTGGATTGGACAGCAAGTGCACAACCTCTTGCTCACCTACCTGATTG TGAGTTTGATGCTGCTGCTTCCGGGCCTCAATCAGCATGGCGTCCTGTCCAAGTACGCCGCTATGGCCAAGAGGGAACTCAACAAGCTGATCAAGAACAAGGAGAAGAAGAACGAGTAG